The Oryza sativa Japonica Group chromosome 11, ASM3414082v1 DNA window GTAAAAAGCTATACATGCATACTTCACGAAAATATAAGATAGCCGTGTGCTTACCGAGTTGAACAACCTGACGACTGAATCACCAGCAGCAAGACAATCggtgtaaaaaaaatcaacaggaGAGGCATCCAATTAGCTAACAAATAATATGTAGTTTGTGATATGCAAAATAACAGAGTAGAAAACAGAAGATTACCCCCTTGGGTTGCGATTTTGATGAGCTCCTTCTCTTTACTATCTAAATGATTTGTGGGAATGACATGGCCCTTCTCTGCAGCCTAAGCAAATCAAACGCATTCAATCCAATTCAGCATTTCAGCACAGAAACTTCTACAAGGGGATGTAGAAATTATCGAGCGAAACAAGCCGTACCATGCGCTTTTCCCTGCGGCCTTCTCCCTTGGGCTTGTGTTCTTCTGCGTCCTCGGCCAACTTGGCGGCGACCAGCTTCTTGTGCGCCGAAAGAATTGGACCCTAATGCGGCGGCGCGAAATTCATCAGTCCATTGAAAAGaaaagtaaagaaaagaaaagcattaTTCTTCTTTTGTAGAGAGAGATGGATCGAACCAGTGGGTCGTCGGGGAGCTTCTTGGCCATGATCTTCGTGAAGGCGACGCGGAACGCGCGGCACCCCTGCTCGAACCTGGTCaccgcgccggcggcctcgtcgtcacCGGAGCCGGaagccccctcctcctcctcgtcctcatccGAGAGgcgctcctcgtcgtcggagtCGTCGGAGTTGTAGTCGCGGGCGCGCTTGCGGAGCAGCTTGAGGAACCTGTCGCTGGgcttgctgcggcggcgggggaggtcgCCGGGGTCATCGGAGCGCCTGGGCGTCTTGGCGAGGCGGCCCTTTCCCTtgcccttccccttccccctcgccgccggcttcttGCGCTTGTGGGGGTTGTTCGACGCGGCGCCGGCTGCGGCGGATGGAGAGGACACAGGCTgcggggcggtggcggaggccaTGGGGCTCTTCCACCGGGAGAGCAACCGACCCCTCGATTTTGTTGAGGATGGGGCTAGCTGGCCGGCGaaatccctcgccgccgccgccgccgtacgccGGTGGGGAATCGCGTCGTCGGCgaggaaagaagagaggaagggaggaggcggcggctgggccTTGGGGTGGAGGGGATTCTAGGGTTTATGGTAGGATTTTGGGGTTATTGGGCCGGTTTGGTTCGATGATCCGGTGAGACGTGTGAACAAATGGACTTCTTTCTTGTATCTCCTCCCAACAAAATGCATTTTCAATATTGCTAAAAGTATTGCcctaaataaaatatttgtatacttatgtttttttagtaaatggtactagaaaaaatatctgTGCATTACAACAAGTAAAAATCTTTTTTTATGATAGATTAAAATGTTGGGATCGGTacacattataattgaaaaagttaataaaaatcCTTACTTTGTTTTGGGCTAAAAGACCATTCTTTCGTTCTTTTTTCAGCCCTAACATTGTCCAATACCTACCCCCGCTCGGTCTGTCTCTTCGGCCTGGTGCTCTGTCATGCCGGAGCTGATCCTCCCATCAAATCCGACCGAATCTTTCTCGATATCCCAAAATTGGTTGATTTTTTATCCACTTTATATTCTCTTTCCGTTTTTTCTAAAATCGGAGATAATTCGCAAAACTTATTAAAAGACTCGATATTAAAACCGGAGATAATTCGCAAAACTCAATAAAAGACTCGATATTCTCTTTCCGTTTTTTCTGAAATGGGAGATAATTCGCAAAACTCACTAAAAGACCAAAGAAGCTTATTGGTTGGCCATCTTCAATAGAGATTAAATTCGATGAATTAAAGCCGAATTGAAAGGGGAAATTATGAGAAAAATGATAAGAGAGGAGTGAGGAATCGATTTGCAATCAATTGGAGGAGAAAACAGTGGAGGCAGATCGACGTTAGGATTGTGCTAGGGTTCAGCCCAGGAACGAACGGTGCATAGGATCTCGTGGGAGGAGACAGAAGAAAAAATTTCGGAATACCTACATATTTATTTCTTAAAGTAGGGTCGTGTTTAGTTTgtgtgccaaaatttttttagtatatggacacacatttgaagtattaaacgtagactaataacaaaacaaattataaattccgcctgtaaactgcgagacgaatttattaagcctaattaatctgtcattagcaaatgtttacggtagcattacattgtcaaatcatggcgtaattaggctcaaaagattcgtctcgcaatttacatgcaaactgtgcaattggtttttttatccacatttaatgctctattcatgtgtctaaatatttgatgtgacagaatttttggaagtttgaagagaaACACTACCTAGGTATAGATTTAAATTTCTTCAAGAGTAAATTACACAAGACTATAGTTATTCTGactaaactatcacaaaactcaAAGATTTAATActaaatttgttaaaaatatataaatttaagGACAAGTaacataaaactacatatttaatattgaagttaTCACATCACTACaaattttagagtttaaatccctagAACCATCGATACGTTGGAACTATATATTATAGTTTTGTGACTAAATTTGTTCTAAATCTGTAATTTTGAGATAATTTTCTTACTAAATGTGCTGTTTTTTGACACTCcatgttaaatatgtagttttgtgatactatctatagttttgtgaaatttactctttctgAAATTTGATATTATCTAAGCAGGATGGTAAATAATAGAAACCCATTTTATATCATTTTGGACCCTCGAACTTCACACCGAAATTGGAGCCCTGTCAAATAGGTCATAAACTACCAAAAATTTTTTACCATCAACTTTCAAAACTAGATAATTAACACCctgcaatatatttttttgttttttaaataaagGTGGTTTTCCTGGTTCATATATTTATTATCCATGTTCTTCTATGTAAATGTCACTTAATTAGGTACAGAGCCATGAAAGCCTATTGAAGTTCATATTATTGAAAACCACTTTCACATAGTAGTTCAAACCATCATGAAACTTGGTTTATAATGTTATTTGCTCGGTTTTGAAATGTTGAGGGTTTGAAGTTCACATTGCTGAGAAACCACCATCATATCCATCAAACCATCACGAAACATGGAATACGGTGTTATTTGCTAGGTTTTGAAAAGTTGAGAATGAAAAACAGCCGGTTTGCAGTTTAGGGTGAAAGTACACTTTGAGCAAAGCTGAAGGGACAAAATGGATTTGtcttctttcccctcttcattTTTTACGCACAGCAACACGAGAATAATGTACCAAGATGAAACTTAATTGCTTTTTAAGTTATAGATAATAATTCATATAACATCTACAAAGATTGGCACAACTAAATAGAACTACGGAGTACTCAGGGGCGGAGGCAAGCCTAGGGCAAATCATGATAAATTAGGTTAAATCACCATataattttaaagaaaaatcaacAACTCGTTAGTTGAGCCCTAGGTTAGCCCACTCTTTAGTAATTGCTAGCTCCGCCACTGGGAGTACTTATTTAAAGGAGCATTAGAAGGGTGATTGTCTaacaaaatttttaggtgtcaaaGAGTgtacatctatatatatatgtaacaaGATGGATATGATAGATATATATCATCCATCTCGAGAAGGAGTGTTGGACTGTGTGCATGTGTGTATTGTGGCTC harbors:
- the LOC4350250 gene encoding uncharacterized protein; translation: MASATAPQPVSSPSAAAGAASNNPHKRKKPAARGKGKGKGKGRLAKTPRRSDDPGDLPRRRSKPSDRFLKLLRKRARDYNSDDSDDEERLSDEDEEEEGASGSGDDEAAGAVTRFEQGCRAFRVAFTKIMAKKLPDDPLGPILSAHKKLVAAKLAEDAEEHKPKGEGRREKRMAAEKGHVIPTNHLDSKEKELIKIATQGVVRLFNSVSKAQNCRKGLNPSRSKDAKVLAKETKQAFLTELSKTSNQSQKGKASSNFSKNNSKDEDEPGWAPLRETYMLGSKLKDWDKMQTSDVVNEQTEIPLDDSSDEE